A single genomic interval of Daucus carota subsp. sativus chromosome 1, DH1 v3.0, whole genome shotgun sequence harbors:
- the LOC108205016 gene encoding low affinity sulfate transporter 3 yields MLSSVAMSERELSQFSQTLQTPTEGERAAQWVLNAPEPPGLWRELVNSTKEIVLPNGNKSKSSGEHSKSRRMVSVLESVFPILVWSRTYTANKFKKDLMAGLTLASLCIPQSIGYATLAKLAPQHGLYTNVVPPIIYAFMGSSREIAIGPVAVVSLLISSMVQKVQDPEADPIAYRNLVFTVTLFAGIFQAAFGLLRLGFLVDFLSHAVIVGFMAGAAIVIGLQQLKGLLGITYSTNKTDIISVLAAVFKSLFHNPWSPYNFVLGCSFLCFLLLMRIVGRRNKKLFWLPAIAPLVSVVISTLIVYLTRADKHGVKIVKHIKSGLNPISVHQLQLNDPHATDLVKIGAIVAVVALTEAIAVGRSFATIKGYHLDGNKEMLSMGVMNIAGSLSSCYVATGSFSRTAVNFSAGCETVVSNIVMVITVIISLEALTRLLYFTPNAILASIIISALPGLIDVHEAYNIYKVDKLDFLALIGAFFGVLFCSVEIGLLVAVAMSFAKIIISSIQPGIETLGKVPGTDIFCDVNQYPMAVMLPGVLSVRIKSPLFCFANATFIRERISKWAIEKEEMDAKGIVKAKGKIQLVVLDMTNLTNIDTTGLATLEELYEQLLSQGIMLAITNPKWQVVHKLKVSNLVKKIGGRVFLTIGEAADACLGHRMHV; encoded by the exons ATGCTTTCATCAGTAGCCATGAGTGAAAGAGAGCTGTCTCAGTTCTCCCAAACACTTCAAACACCTACAGAAGGTGAAAGGGCAGCTCAGTGGGTGCTGAATGCCCCTGAGCCGCCAGGTTTGTGGCGCGAGCTTGTGAATTCGACCAAGGAGATTGTTCTTCCCAATGGAAACAAATCCAAATCTTCAGGTGAGCATTCTAAGTCTAGGCGCATGGTTTCGGTCCTGGAGAGTGTGTTTCCTATACTTGTGTGGTCTCGAACCTACACTGCAAACAAATTTAAGAAAGATCTTATGGCTGGTCTAACTCTAGCAAGCTTATGTATTCCCCAG AGTATTGGATATGCAACTTTGGCTAAGCTGGCTCCTCAACATGGTCTTT ACACGAACGTTGTCCCTCCGATCATCTATGCGTTCATGGGAAGTTCACGGGAAATAGCTATCGGACCAGTGgctgtagtttcactcttgataTCTTCAATGGTTCAAAAAGTTCAAGACCCTGAGGCTGATCCAATTGCTTATAGGAATCTCGTGTTCACTGTAACGCTTTTTGCAGGAATTTTTCAAGCGGCATTCGGGCTACTGAG GTTGGGTTTTCTGGTGGATTTTCTGTCACATGCTGTCATTGTCGGATTCATGGCTGGTGCTGCCATAGTTATCGGTCTGCAACAGCTGAAGGGCTTGCTTGGGATCACTTATTCGACAAATAAAACCGACATCATCTCTGTCTTGGCAGCTGTCTTCAAGTCCTTGTTTCATAATCCT TGGAGTCCTTATAACTTTGTCCTTGGATGCTCTTTCTTGTGTTTCCTACTACTTATGAGGATCGTG GGGAGAAGAAATAAGAAACTGTTCTGGTTACCGGCCATTGCACCTCTGGTATCCGTTGTCATATCGACTCTTATTGTTTACCTGACAAGAGCTGATAAACATGGAGTTAAGATTGTGAAACATATCAAAAGTGGGCTGAATCCAATATCAGTTCATCAGTTACAGCTGAATGATCCTCATGCTACAGACTTGGTGAAAATCGGAGCAATTGTTGCAGTTGTCGCGCTAACG GAAGCAATTGCTGTCGGTCGATCTTTTGCAACCATAAAAGGTTATCATCTTGACGGAAACAAGGAAATGTTATCCATGGGTGTCATGAATATTGCAGGCTCTCTTAGTTCTTGCTACGTCGCGACTG GGTCATTTTCTCGCACTGCTGTGAATTTCAGTGCGGGTTGTGAGACGGTGGTATCAAACATTGTCATGGTTATTACTGTGATCATATCACTGGAAGCGCTAACAAGGCTATTGTACTTCACTCCCAATGCGATTCTTGCCTCGATTATTATATCGGCTTTGCCGGGGCTCATCGATGTTCATGAAGCATACAACATATACAAAGTCGATAAGCTTGATTTTCTGGCTCTCATCGGAGCATTCTTCGGAGTGTTGTTTTGTTCAGTGGAGATTGGTCTGCTAGTAGCG GTAGCAATGTCGTTTGCAAAGATCATCATAAGTTCGATACAACCAGGAATTGAAACCTTAGGAAAGGTTCCAGGAACAGACATTTTTTGCGATGTAAACCAGTATCCTATGGCTGTTATGCTTCCTGGTGTCCTCTCGGTCCGCATTAAGTCTCCATTGTTTTGTTTTGCTAATGCCACTTTCATTAGAGAAAG GATTTCGAAATGGGCAATTGAAAAGGAAGAGATGGATGCCAAAGGAATAGTTAAAGCTAAAGGAAAGATTCAGCTGGTAGTTCTCGACATGACAA ACTTGACGAATATAGATACCACGGGACTAGCTACGCTAGAAGAATTGTACGAGCAGCTGCTCTCACAAGGAATCATG TTAGCTATAACAAACCCTAAATGGCAAGTTGTTCACAAGCTAAAGGTATCCAATCTGGTGAAAAAGATCGGAGGGAGGGTGTTTTTAACCATCGGAGAAGCAGCAGATGCATGTCTTGGTCACAGGATGCATGTCTAG
- the LOC108204769 gene encoding bifunctional aspartate aminotransferase and glutamate/aspartate-prephenate aminotransferase: MATFSVQSSPSISRIESSGLQSHNSQSFRLISFSSQLSGLSLRSLETSNKLQRNGLVVRAVKNVDQMEFDTTLSPRVNSLKPSKTVAITDQATALVQAGVPVIRLAAGEPDFDTPAIIVEAGVNAIREGYTRYTPNAGTLELRSAICHKLKEENGLSYSPDQILVSNGAKQSITQAVLAVCSPGDEVIIPAPFWVSYPEMARLADATPVILPTTISENFLLDPKVLESKLTEKSRLLILCSPSNPTGSVYPRKLLEQIAAVVTKHPRLLVLSDEIYEHIIYAPATHTSFASLPGMWDRTLTVNGFSKAFAMTGWRLGYIAGPKHFVSACNKIQSQFTSGASSISQKAAVAALGMGYAGGDVVSTMVKAFRERRDFLVKSFGELDGVKISEPQGAFYLFIDFSCYYGSKADGFGLIQDSESLCRYLLDEGQVALVPGDAFGDDTCIRISYAASLSTLQAAVENIKKALTALKPAVLA, encoded by the exons atggcAACTTTTTCTGTTCAAAGCTCTCCAAGCATTTCAAGAATTGAATCATCTGGGCTTCAGTCTCATAATTCACAGAGCTTCAGATTAATCTCATTCTCCTCTCAACTCTCCGGTCTCTCTCTCAG ATCTTTAGAGACTTCAAATAAACTGCAACGAAATGGCTTGGTAGTGAGAGCAGTAAAGAACGTTGATCAAATGGAATTTGATACCACACTTAGTCCCAGAGTTAATTCACTTAAGCCTTCAAAAACGGTGGCCATAACTGATCAGGCAACTGCACTTGTACAAGCTGGTGTGCCTGTGATCCGATTAGCAGCTGGAGAACCAGATTTTGATACCCCAGCTATAATTGTTGAG GCTGGAGTTAATGCAATCCGTGAAGGTTATACGAGATATACTCCCAATGCAGGAACATTAGAATTGCGGTCTGCAATTTGTCATAAGCTAAAGG AGGAGAATGGGTTATCTTATTCACCTGATCAGATTCTTGTTAGTAATGGAGCAAAGCAAAGTATAACTCAAGCTGTTCTTGCTGTCTGTTCCCCAGGAGATGAG GTTATTATTCCAGCTCCCTTCTGGGTGAGTTATCCAGAAATGGCAAGGCTAGCAGATGCAACGCCTGTGATTCTGCCAACTACCATCTCAGAAAATTTTCTGTTAGATCCCAAGGTTCTTGAGTCCAAGCTAACAGAAAAATCTAGATTGCTTATCCTTTGTTCTCCTTCAAACCCGACAGGATCTGTATACCCAAGAAAATTACTTGAACAGATTGCTGCAGTTGTTACGAAGCATCCTAGATTGCTG GTATTGTCTGATGAAATATATGAACACATTATATATGCACCAGCAACTCACACAAGCTTTGCATCTTTGCCAGGCATGTGGGATCGTACTCTAACAGTAAATGGATTTTCAAAG GCTTTTGCGATGACTGGTTGGAGACTTGGATATATTGCTGGTCCCAAACACTTTGTTTCAGCGTGTAATAAGATTCAAAGCCAG TTCACATCAGGTGCCAGTAGCATATCTCAGAAAGCAGCTGTTGCTGCTTTAGGTATGGGCTATGCTGGTGGGGACGTAGTTTCAACAATGGTAAAAGCATTTCGGGAGCGACGAGATTTTCTTGTGAAAAGCTTTGGGGAATTAGATGGTGTCAAAATATCCGAACCGCAG GGGGCTTTTTATCTCTTTATTGATTTTAGCTGTTACTATGGCTCGAAGGCTGATGGCTTTGGCCTGATCCAGGATTCAGAATCTTTGTGCCGTTATCTGTTGGATGAGGGTCAG GTAGCTCTTGTCCCTGGGGATGCATTCGGGGATGACACTTGCATCCGCATTTCATATGCAGCTTCACTTTCTACGCTTCAGGCTGCTGTAGAGAATATTAAGAAAGCTCTGACTGCTCTTAAGCCTGCAGTCCTTGCTTAA